The Ascochyta rabiei chromosome 3, complete sequence genome segment TTCCACGGTCGACGTCATTCCTATCGTTAGCTCAAAGTCTACACGAGCCTGTAAATTCCAGCCATTGCCAGTTGGCTGCAACTCAAGAGCTTTTGCAAGGTCGCTGACCTCCGAATAACCAGCAACCATGACGACGCCCGTGAATGAGCGGCCCGAGCCAACCTACAACATGGACCGCAACACGCCCGCTCCTGCGATCCATCAACGCTCATCCGACGACGACGGAACCTATATTGGCGAGGATTTGAGCCACCAGCATTCCAACACATCGGCGCCAGCGAACCCTCCAGGACTTGCGACTGGAGCTCGGCCACGCTCTGGAACCCACTTGACGGTGGAGACGCAATACGACCACCCTAACTACCATATGCAATCACCTTCTCAGACACGCGAGCAGGCGAGCAGACTTGACGATGACCTTGCGCTGCTCCAAATTGAACGAGGCATCATGGATGCTGAAGCACTGGAGAGGGGGCACTCGGTCACTCGTTCCATGCAGCGTGTTCGATCCCGACGCGACGAATTAATAGACGACTTCGACGCAGCGACAAACCCTCTGCACGAACAAGCAGCTCGTTACAAGCCTCCGGAGAATCCCTCCACAAACTTCTCGAAATTCTTTAAGAAAGTACATAACTCGAGTTGGATCGTTAGGTACTTCACATACATTACGCCCCTAGTCCTCCTTATTCTCATACCGATCCTTGTCGGAGCCTTCGCCTTCCCGGATGCGACTGTTGGCGGCGTTGAGCTTGTGTGGTTTTCGATATGGCTTATGATCGTCTGGTTGACACTCTGGGCTGGCAGGGCAAGTTCTTTACGTCTGCTGCATGAACAAATTCTGACATCTGACAGCTACTCGCAAAGCTGCTTCCATGGCCTATTGGACTTGTCTCTAGTCTCTTCACGAACAACAGTAAGAAGTGGAGAGACATGGGAAAACAGCTCGAGCTGCCGGCAACATTGTTCTTCTGGTGGTTGGCCATCGAAATCTCCTTCCTTCCCACGATGAAAAACCACAGTGTCGAGGATCGGGGATGGCAAAAGACCATGAACAAGGTCATTGTTTCATTCTTTGTCGGATTCGTGCTGAATTTTGTCGAGAAGATCATCATTCAGCTTATCGCCATCAGCTTCCATCTTCGAACCTACCAGGACAGGATTGAATTGAACAAGTTCCAAATCGGCAGTCTGGTCAAGCTCTACACGTACTCGAAACAGAAAATCGCAATGGAGGACTCTGAATTCGAGCGCTACGACCAAGGACCGTCTGGGGCGCGCACTCCTGGTAAATTGGTTACCGAGGCTCAGAAGAACATCAAGGAAGGCTTCAGCAAGTTCGGCGATATTGCCGGAAAAGTTGCTGGCGATTTCACTGGCCGCCAAGTCACGTCAAGCAGCCACCCTAGTCAGGTCGTCATTCAGCTTCTTAGTACAAACAGTGGAGGTCAGGTTCTTGCTCGCCGCTTGTACCGAACCTTTGCACGGCCTGAGACCGAGACGGTACACGCCGAAGATTTGAAGAACGCTTTCGAAAGCGACGAAGAGGCAGACGCTGCTTTCTCCATGTTCGACAAAGACATGAACGGCGATATCTCAATGGAAGAGCTAGAGGCTGTCTGCGTTGAGATTGGTCGTGAGCGCAAGTCCATCACAGCGTCGCTGAAGGATCTTGACAGCGTTGTTGGTAAGCTTGACGATGTGTTCATGTTCATCGTCTTCATCATCACcgtcgtcgtcttcatcTCCCTCATCTCGACTTCAGCGTCTGGTGTGCTAACGTCTGCTGGTTCCACGCTTCTGGCTCTGTCTTGGCTGTTCTCTGCAACAGCACAGGAATTCTTGCAGTCATGCATCTTCGTGTTTATCAAGCACCCTTACGATGTGGGCGATCGCGTCCAGATCTACGGTAATAGTGGGGACTTGGGACGTGGCGATGATTACTTTGTCAAGGAAATTGCTCTCTTCTACACCGAGTTCAAGAAGATGCAAGGTCACGTTGTCCAGGCACCCAATAGCTATCTGAATACGCTGTTCATTCTCAATCACCGACGCTCAGGAGCTCTCGCTGAAGCTGTACCTATTATCATCAAGTTCGGTACTACACTTGAGCAGATCGACCGCCTCCGCCAGATGTTGCTCGAATTTGTTACGTCTGAAAAGCGCGAATACCAGACCAACATCCTTACGGAGCTGAGGGCAGTCCAGGAAGTTCATTGGCTCGAGATGAACGTGGTATTCTTCTACAAGTCGAACTGGCAGAACGAACTACTACGTCTACAACGTCGCAACAAGTTTATATGCGCACTTACCATGTCTATTCAAGAGTGTGGTATTGAAGGACCTCGCATGCGCTACCCTGGTCAGAAGGAATCCTTCCCTGTCTATCTCCAGAACCTCCAGAACGCTCCTACGCCTGGTGTTGGACACAACGGCAACCCTGATAACCCGAGCGGACAAATCAACAATCAAAGTCAAGATGAACCTTTCGTGCCAGCAGCGACCGACGGATCCAACGACGCTCCCAATGGCGGCCCCGCTCGTCGTGGCTCTATCCTGCGTCAACCTGGTCAGCACCGTGGGGAGTCAATAGCTGCAATGGGCCGACGCGTCGACTTCTCTCTAGGCATGAAGGGTATGATTGATGACCCCAGCGGCGATGTGCTGGACGACCGTGACATTGCAGCCCGCCAGAGAGCTACTGTCGTTAGAGTGACATCGCCGTCACGACACTCTCAGGAGCCAGCGCGATCTTCTCACGATACCGGCCGTTCTACTGGTATTCAGCGTGTTGGCACGAACAGCAGTCTGGGAGCGCGGGAACACTACCACCGAAACAGGTTCTTCAGCCGCAGCCGTCATGGCGACGAAGAGATCGGCATGGCCAACATACCCGAGGGCGATTTTGACAACTCTCCAAGTGGCAAAGAGAAGCTGGACCCACGTTCTGGGCTTGTCAGTCCTAAAGCTGTGAGAATGAGCACTGAGGACTCTCGTGCGCCTACCTCTTCTGGCGCTCTGCACCCACAAAGTCTGAATCCAGCCAACTCGACCACTTCAGAGAGGAGCTTTGCTTCTCCAGCACGAGCACAGACCGATAACTTCGAGATGAGGCGAATGCGTTGATCTCGCGGCagttttctttttctttctgTGCCCATCTTTCAGATTGATCGCATGGTGGTCGGGTCCAGGGCGTAAGCATCAAGCAAGAGCCATGGAGTTGATCTTCTAAAGCAGACCAAGGGCAGTGCGCCGGGTCGTGCATTCCATTCCCTTAATTCAGCGTTATAGCGCGCAGGCAAGCGACCATACTGTAGATTTATGATATAGATTGAAGCCTACCTCAAAGACCACACTAGCCGTTTTGTTTGTTTTTGTGCTTCTAGAGACGCGGCCAAACCGCGGTAACGACTGCGGGCGGGCGGGACCCTGACCGTCAAGCCGCGCCATGATCAAGCCATTTACCAAAACTGCCCATCGTGATGGTGTATCCACTGGCCTCATGGATCGTAGTTGCAATAGTGTCTGGGCCCGTCAGATCCAGTTTGTCTCTCGCCAGACTGGTCTAGGCATGCGTCTCAAAGAGGGCATACATACCCTGAACGGTGTTTTGGACTAATACACAATCGGACGGCGCTACCGTCGCGTACACAGACCCCCTGCACCTGTGGGGCGGCTTCTGGCGGTGAGGAGAAGCAACGACATTCAGAGATTCTCAACTAACTCCCAAGTCCCAACCTTGAAGCCACTGCTACAGCCTGTGTGATACAGCGTCGACCATCCACCATGCGAGGAGAGGTACGTCTACCTGCATTGCCCGTCTCAGACACGCCTGTCCATCCCACAACAACCACAACGCCAACAACGCCAACAACGCCAACAACACCCCCTTCTATGCGCCTGGGACGCGACGATTGCTCGGCCGGCTCACCCGCGCAACGGTTGTATGCTTGCCGAGGGCCAGAGAGCTGTGCTGAGGGCTAATGGCCTCAACATCGCTGTGGACACGAACTACACGCAGAAATGAAAACTACGTGCTGACAGAGAGCTTTGTAGATCTGCCACCTCCACATCGGCCAGGCCGGTACCCAGCTCGGTAACAGCGCCTGGGAGCTGTACGTCGCGCAAACCCACGCGTCCATCGTGAAGCGCGGCAGCTGATACACTCTACCCAGGTACCTCCTTGAGCACGGCCTCAAGGCTGATGGTCGCCCGGACCCCGATGCGAAGGATCTCAACGAGGGCGGCTCGTTCGAGACCTTCTTCACGGAGACTGGCAGCGGCAAATACGTCCCTCGCTCCATCTTTGTCGACCTTGATCCCTCTGTATGTGGCCGATACCGCATAGCACACCAAGATGCTAATTGGCACAGCCCATTGACGAGATCCGCACTGGCTCCTACCGGCAGCTGTTCCACCCTGAGCTGTTGATCAGCGGCAAGGAGGACGCTGCCAACAACTGTGTGTATCTCCACGCGCTCTTGCCTTGCAACATGACTGACGTACACAGATGCTCGTGGCCACTACACCATCGGCAAGGAGATGGTCGACAGCGTGATTGACAAGATTCGCCGTGTCGCCGGTACGCAGATCGCGCTCAGAACGCTTGTCGGTTAGTACTGATAGCAGGCAGACAACTGCTCCTCGCTCCAAGGTTTCCTCATCTTCCACTCGTTTGGTGGAGGCACAGGTTCCGGATTCGGGGCTCTCCTCTTGGAGCGCCTTTCCACCGACTACGGCAAGAAGTGCAAGCTCGAGTTTGCCGTTTATCCTGCTCCTCGCGTCTCTACCTCCGTCGTCGAACCATACAACGCCGTGCTATCGACCCACAGCACAATCGAGAACTCCGACTGCACATTCCTTGTTGACAACGAGGCCGTCTACGACATCTGCCGTCGCAGCCTAGACATCCCTAGGCCTAATTATGAGCACCTTAATCGCCTTATTGCTCAGGTTGTCAGCTCCATCACCTCCTCTCTGCGATTCGACGGCGCCCTCAACGTTGATCTGAACGAGTTCCAGACCAACCTTGTGCCCTACCCGCGTATCCACTACCCTCTTATCAGCTACGCTCCAGTCATCTCGGCCAAGAAGAGCTCCCACGAAAGCTTCAAGGTCAGCGACCTTACCTTCCAGTGTAAGTACCCCACCAATAAATCCAGCCGTGGCACCAACTGATCCTTTCAGGCTTCGAGCCCAACAACCAGATGGTTGTTTGTGACCCGCGCAACGGCAAGTACATGGCTGTCGCTCTTCTGTACCGTGGAGATATTGTTCCCCGTGACTGCACGGCTGCCGCTGGTGCGCTCAAGGCCAAGTCTTCCTTCAACCTGGTCGAGTGGTGCCCCACTGGTTTCAAGCTCGGAATCAACTACACCAAGCCCATCAGCGTTCCTGGCAGCGAGCTTGCCGCTGTCGACCGAAGCGTTTCCATGCTGAGCAACACTACTGCCATTGCCGAGGCCTGGTCGCGTCTTGACCACAAGTTCGATCTCATGTACTCCAAGCGTGCTTTCGTCCACTGGTACGTCGGTGAGGGTATGGAGGAAGGAGAATTCTCCGAGGCTCGCGAGGACCTCGCTGCTTTGGAGAAGGACTACGAATTAAGTGTTCCTACTTTCTTGAGCGGGATGTTGGCTAACAGTGTGTTCAGGAGGTTGCCAGCGACTCTCTCGATGACGAGATTGACGAAGGCGAGTACTAAGCGTTATACCACTAGGATAGAGAGAAGCTTGTACATTTTGTTGGGTTCGATGTGTCAACTTGTTGTCGTGGTGTTCTGCTGGGACAGAAAGCCCGAAGAGAAAGTAAACAAATCAACATATTCGCTCACGCGATTTTGAAGATGAGTAGTGTCCAGACTGGACGTCTTGCTGCGTTACTGTCCTTGCTATGCATTTCTACAGCATCCATTTAGTCGCTCGAAATTGACGTAACCGTGACTTATGATATGTCTGCAGTATGCAAGCTCTTGACAGCAACCAGGACTTGTGGTCGTGCACGCGCCTTCTAGTGCGCGGTCTACAGAGGTAATACTTGCGAGTGTGGCGGGGAACGAGCCGAAAACAAAGTCACGTCATGCCAAATCGAGCGAGCTCCCCGCATTTGTCTTGCTTCCAGCTTCAAGCAAACGAACACATCTTCACAATTCCTCAACATGTTCAGCTTACCAAGGATCTCCTTGCCATCTTTCCTCACATCAGGAAGCGGTAATCACCAAGCAATCGACGTCCCCTCCGTCGAAGTCCACGATATCGAGACTGCCGCCGAAAAGCGCCCGCGAACCCTCAAGCACCTAATCAAAGCAAACCATGCAAACTATTCGATCATATACCATGACCTGCGATTCCACAATCACACACCACACGTATGCTGCTCTAATGCCTCTCGCGGCTGAAGGTAGCTGCTAAGCTTGTTGAGTAGATCCTGGGGTCGGCGTATATCCTTGGAGCCACTGCAGAACATTTGAACGATATTTATGAGAAGGAAGCCGAGAGCTTGGAGCCCTGGCATGATGCGCCAGCAGAGATTACCAGGGACGACTGGAGGGACTTTTTGGGGAAGAGAGAGTGAGTGTTATAGCATGTACAATGGGCATGTGCTGACGATGTGTAGGTACCAACGCGCTTTTGTTGACTTCTTCGAGGACCAACTTGTTTTCAGGCGATATGATGTCGAACATGTATTGGAGGAGTATCTGCTGGGTGGCAAGGAGCCATTGATCAACGGCGTGATATCAGGACTCGCGCATCCCCTCATTCACCTTGGGTACGCCTACGAACTCGGGTCGACGACCGTTGCCATCGAAGCTTTGGCTCTCGCCGCGTGCTTTTACAATCCCCTCCACAAATACATCGACGACGCTTCGTACACGAAGCCAAGTCCTTACCGGAGTGCCAACCTCGGTGAGATTCTCGTGAAAGTCCAAGAAGACAAGCGTTTCGATGGGCTATACCCGCATCGTAGCGGGGACATATCAAAAGTGCTGGAGGAGCAAGAGGAGGCGCTTCTGGAATACTGGAATGCGTGGGAGCTGTCAGATCCGCAGAAGGCGTTCCAGCAGTCGCAGGAACTTGCGGTCACGATACTGATGGGCACCGAGGCGCCAGAGGATACAAAGTTCGATTTTTTCTTCGTGCATATCCTCACCTCTTCCCACGCGGTCCGTGTACTGCTTCCTCTGATCCCAGCCAAATTCCATGTCAGTTTGGTACGGCAATGGTGGCTTTTCACGCTTGCTGTGTACATCGCGCAGACGCGGCCTCAGGTCGACTCAACGATTATCGAGAGGTATCAGCTGAACGGACGAGGCTGGAAGTTTGTCATACACAAGGCTCTTGATTCTTCCGAGTCCACAGACGCGCACTACGTTAAAGGTATGACCACACTTTCTTCCCTCAGATGCCCCACTAACCCCATACAGCGTTGCGATGTATGAAGGCAATCTCAGAAACGTGGGGCGATGACTCGCAATACTTTGAGAAGGCGGCAGTCAAGTTTGCAGATGAGTTTGAGCATTGGGGAGGATTCAGCACTGAGGAAGATGCTGCTAATCTGGCCTACCCTGAGCGGCAATGAGCGACTGGATGATAAATTGTCATGGCGGAATTGTATACTAGGACGTCATGGGCATGCATGACATTGTTTGATCCTTTAGTCCAGACTCACATAGACTAACAATACGCATATATTAATACCATGTTTGGACAGGAATGGGACAGACCTGAATCATGCAAGGGCTAGCAGATCGGTGATCGACTACCGTTGTGCATCGTCGTAATTCGTTGGATATTTCAAGCTTGTGCACGGTTATTCATTCTGCACACAGGGTCTGCGGCAGTCAGATTCTTCCAGGACACATGGTGCCTCTGGAGGGCTAGTCCAGCCTGCACGAAGTGGGGTGGCTAATGTTGTCAGCTCAGCCTGGGAAAGCTTGAGAGAAGCTTCGGCATGTGTGTAGGTAATTGTTTCCGCAAGGAGAAGAGACATGACAAGCCGATACTGGGCGCGTCAACGATAGAAACGTTCATGATGCGTCTCTTGAATGCCTCCACAGCGCAGAGCAGCATGCGGTCGATGAGGCGACAGGGACGCAAGCAACCTCAACCGCGCTGACCGAGAAACCAACTGTACCCTTCCTTGCCTTTCGGATCTCATCTCATGATCGGAGAGGGTTCCCACCTATTATCCTGCAAACGTCATACCGACGTATCCGCGGTCTTTTCTTGGCGCCTGGGAATCCCATGAAAAAGCTGACAAGCTTTCCAGCGCTAAACACGCTTTTGAAACGCTTTCGGTACGCACGCGCCACACCTTCCGTGATCACAAGCAACTTGCGTCATACCGTGTGCATCAAGAAAGCCATCAGCACTTTCGCGATCAGGAGATGTCCGGTAGCACGGCTGAAAGGTCCCGCTGATACACCCGGTCCTTACTCTTCAACTTTCTTCCCTCCTTCCCCTACAGAGATCTTGACTTCTCACAACAACCCTCTTCCCCACGTCCCTCCGCTCCATTCCGTCGGCTTGCCCCCACCCTGCGAACTGGTAGTCTAACCACGCAATTCGGGCACAGCTCTGACAACAAAACATCAAGATGCCCATGGCACTAAAAAAAGCGCTGGAGAGGCTCAAGCCAGGCCACAGCAGCCATGGCTCCGACGACGACAGCGGCATCAAGTCATCTAGCGGCGTGAATACGCCAGTCTACTCGACTGCCAACGGCAGAGCCCAGTCACCGCAGGCCACGCCACGCTCGTCTGGTATCTTCGCCCACAGGCCAAGCGGTGAGATGAAGCGCGACCAGATTGCCTCTCCTGCGGACAGTAGGTCGAGCCTCGATCACGGTACCGCCCCGCGCAAGTCCATGACCGGTGTCTTCCACCGCGGCACGCAGAGCTCCAGCCGATCCGGCTCGAAGGATCGCAAGCACGAGAGAAGCGGCTCACTCTCCACCCACGGCCCAATGCGAGCTGTCAAGGAGAAGCTTCACATCGCAGACTCATCCAGCGATGAAGGCAGCGGCCCCCTCAACCGAGATGGTGAACACATGTCTCGCAACCAGCTGCGCAAACATGAGAAGCACGCACAACAGGAAGAGCGCCACAAGCAGAACCAGGAGAAGGAAGCAGAAATCGAGAGGAGAAGGAAGGAGATGGAGGAACAAGCAAACGCCGAATTGACGCCAGAGCAAAAGGCGAAGTACGGCTCAGTCCCTCCTAACAGCTATGCCGGCGAGTGGAAGCACCAACAGCGCGCCAACATCCAAGATTTCTCCGCTGATGATATCGGCAAGGAGGTCATCTTCCGCGCCCGCATCCACCACCTCCGCAAGATGAGCTCCAAATTCGTGTTCTTCGTGTTCCGTCAGCAGCTCGCCACCATTCAGGGCGTCCTGATGGAGCACTCAGATATTTCCAAGTACATGCTGTACTGGGCAGAGCATCTCGAGGTTGAAAGCGTGGTCCTCGTCAAGGGCATCTTACAGGCTCCCAACTCAAAGCAGGGCGAGGTCACTGGAACCACCATCCACGACGTCGAAATCTCCGTGCATGCACTGCACGTCGAAGCGGAGATCTCCGACCATCTCCCCTTCAACGTATACGAAGCCGAAGTCACACAGGCCGACGTCGATGCTGAGCTTGCTCAGAACGACCACAAGGAGGGACACAACCGCGTCAGGATTGCAGACAGAACACGCCTGAACAACCGTATCATTGACCTACGGTCAACCGCATCGCAAGGTATCTTTCGCATCCAGTCTGGTATCTGCAATCTCTTCCGTCAAGCTTTAGACGAACAGGGCTTTATTGAGATTCACACACCCAAGCTGCAGGGTGGTGCCACCGAATCCGGCGCCAGTGTGTTCAAGGTCGAGTACTTCAGCCGTGGAGCCTTCCTTGCCCAGAGCCCTCAGTTGGCAAAGCAGATGGCTATTTCTGCAGACTTTGGCAAGGTTTATGAAATTGGTCCAGTGTTCCGTGCCGAAAACAGTAACACATACCGTCACTTGACGGAATACACTGGTCTGGATCTTGAGATGCAGATCGACGAACACTACCACGAAGTCCTTCGTGTTCTCGACCGCACGTTCAAGACCATCTTCAAGGGCATCTACGAGCGTTTCCGCCCTGAGATAGAGGTTGTGAAGAAGCACTTCCCCCACGAAGACTTGGTTTGGCTGGACCAGACCCCTATCATCCCATTCGCAGAGGGTGTGCGCATGTTGAACGAGTCAGGATGGAGGGACGACAACGGCAACCCTCTTGACGAGAATGAGGATTTGGGTACGAGAGACGAAGTGCAGTTGGGTCGTGTTATCAAGGAGAAGCTCGGCACTGACTACTATGTCCTGGACAAATTCCCAGCCAACGCGCGACCATTCTACGCCATGCAAGACCCGAACAACCCCGAGCTCACCAACTCGTTCGATATCTTCTGTCGTGGGCAGGAAATCCTCAGTGGCGGTCAGCGCATCCACGACTCCAGGCTGCTGTTGGACAAGATGTCCAAGCTCAAGATGGACCCTTCGACTATGGAAGAGTACATCCAGGGCTTCCAGTGGGGTGCACCACCTcacggtggtggtggtatcGGTCTGGAGCGTATTCTCATGCTCTTGTTGAACCTTGGAAACATCCGCCACGCTTCTATGTTCCCTCGTGATCCCAAGAGCCTGCCTGAGAAGCCAGTCGTCAAGCAGCTGCGCCATCCAGATGCGAGCACTATGCATCCTCCTTGGGAAGGACAAGATCGTGTCATGGCCAAGATCGACTTGCAACCCATCGAGAAGCTTATCGCCAATTATGGAGACGCGACCAACACATCGTGGCTCGAGCCTCGCACAGAGGTTTGGCGGGACCAGAACACTGGTGCGGCAGTCGGGTTCGTACCTCAGGATGGCTTTGCTATCACTGTCGGTGACCCGTTGTGTCACGAATCTCAGTACCTCAAGACCATGACTGGCTACCTGAAATACATCAAGAAGGAGCGCAACCTCAAGCCACTTTGGCTCCTGGTGGGTGCCCCCGTAGAAGAGGTCCTTGCTACAAAGTTCAACTGGCGAACATTCTCCGTCACTGGTGAGCAGCGAGTGGACCCGGCCCATAATCCTGCGGACAAGGATGCAGACGTACAGCGCAAGATTCGTCATGCCGAAAAGGAAGGCGTCAAGATCAGCGACTACTCTATTGGTACACCGCCACCACCAGAGGTCAAGAAGCAGGTCGATGCTCGTGTCGAAGACTGGTTGAAGGGCCGCAAGGGTCGTCAGGTACACTTGACCAACATCCACCCATGGCAGGACGAGGAGCACCGCCAGTACCATATTGCACATACTCCCGACGGCACAATTGCTGCCTTTGTCGCAATGGCACAGCTCTCACCCGACCATGGCTGGCAAGTGAAGTACTCGCTCGACTTCCCCAACGCCCCCTCAGGCTCCATCGAGTACATTGTCACGCACGCGCTCAAGGCCGTCGCCGCTTCTGGCGCTGAGTCTGTAACCTTCGGTGGAGGCGCCAGCTCCAAATTCACCCCGGGACACAATGTCAAGGGCACTCGCGTCAAGGTGCTTAGCCGCGCCTACCACGCCATTGCGACCGAGCTCAAGCTCACCAATAAGACCGAGTTCCGTGAGAAGCTTGGTGCCATTGATGACCCGAGCTACATCTGCTACCCGCCGCACGGGCTGGGCCCCATGGCAATCAAGGCTATCTTGAACTTCTTTGAGGACGACGACATGTAGTAGGAAAGATACAGGATGCAGGATTAGTGAAGCGCAGAGAGGGCATGATACCATCGGGGCGTTACGGCAGAATTTACGATTTGATGACTGCATGCTGGCCCTCTTCTCTTTGTCGATGCAGTGAGTCTAGCGGTGCTTCGTTTGGTTATCCATAGATGATATCTTTGTTCCCTAATACAATACCCCTTACGCTATGATCAAACCATGTCAAGCTTCATATGCCCGCGACTGTTGCCTGAGTGATGGTCTATTAAGCAGATGTTGAATATTTGAGAGTGATCAAGGTTGGATACTGACTCCCTTCGCAAGTGAAGTCTAAGAAGAAAACAACATCTCACTTCGTGGCCGTGGTGTATGAGGATTGTTCCCTTGGCCTACTAGGTCTTCATGTGAGGAGCACAAGCCAGCCAATCGCACAGCTCCCAACCCGCTTACTCATGCCAACGGCCGCTGAAATTCCATCCATGTTCTGAGGCTCACGGAACACCAGAACGGCATTCTGGCTTCTCCACAAAGTTGCATCACATCGGACCCTACAGCGACTCGATATCAATTCTGACCCCTGCTATGCGCAAGACTCGGACAAAGGCTCTTCCTGATCCGCAGCTTAGGACCACAGCCGAAAGCATCGTTCCATGACGGGGGAAATTCGGATTGCGGGGTGCGCCACGCCCAGCACCCGGGGTACCGAATTCTACTACCGTTGATTATGCGGCGCTGTGATTGGTCAAAATGAGCCTGCcccacgacgacgacggctGGTCGACGTGTGGAGAGTCCGGTACGGGCCCTGGAGGTCGTCGGAAGCATGCTCGTCGCCAACAAGCTATCAGGAAGGAACAAGCTGTGGAGCGCCAGGTCTGGAGAAGCTTGGAGAAGGAGGCGTGAGGATATAAGACGGTGCGCATCGCCAGGTCTAGAGTGAAGAGCAAGAAATCGAGCTGCGCCGGTTACGTCAAAGAAGTGCCCGTTTCTGTTCAAAAGTCAACTCCTCTTCTGACTTGTTGTCCCTCGGTCCTTACACACCTACATCTCCTCACGACCGTTGCGATGTTCCTCACGGTGTTGCTCACGCCGTACACGCTCATCCTCTTCCCAGTCCTCTACTACATCTTGCCATACCTCCGCAACTGGCAGATCAAGGACATTCCTTCGCCATTCCCTGCTGCTTTCACCAACCTTTGGCTCCTCCTCCAGGCCCGACAAGGGAAGCGTTACCTGGCCGTAGACAACGCGCACAAGAAGTACGGAACACTGGTCAGGATCCAACCGCACCATGTCAGTatcgccgacgccgacgcgATCCCCGTCATCTACGGCCACGGCAACGGAACGCTGAAGAGGTAAGCTGCGGTTAAAAGTCAAGTAGAGAAGTGGTACTGACAGGTCTAACTCCCCTCCAGTGAATACTACGACGCCTTCGTCTCAATCCGCCGCGGCCTCTTCAACACGCGCGACCGCGCCGAACACACTCGCAAGCGCAAGACTGTTTCG includes the following:
- a CDS encoding alpha-tubulin, variant 2, whose product is MRGEICHLHIGQAGTQLGNSAWELYLLEHGLKADGRPDPDAKDLNEGGSFETFFTETGSGKYVPRSIFVDLDPSPIDEIRTGSYRQLFHPELLISGKEDAANNYARGHYTIGKEMVDSVIDKIRRVADNCSSLQGFLIFHSFGGGTGSGFGALLLERLSTDYGKKCKLEFAVYPAPRVSTSVVEPYNAVLSTHSTIENSDCTFLVDNEAVYDICRRSLDIPRPNYEHLNRLIAQVVSSITSSLRFDGALNVDLNEFQTNLVPYPRIHYPLISYAPVISAKKSSHESFKVSDLTFQCFEPNNQMVVCDPRNGKYMAVALLYRGDIVPRDCTAAAGALKAKSSFNLVEWCPTGFKLGINYTKPISVPGSELAAVDRSVSMLSNTTAIAEAWSRLDHKFDLMYSKRAFVHWYVGEGMEEGEFSEAREDLAALEKDYELRGCQRLSR
- a CDS encoding alpha-tubulin, with the protein product MRGEICHLHIGQAGTQLGNSAWELYLLEHGLKADGRPDPDAKDLNEGGSFETFFTETGSGKYVPRSIFVDLDPSPIDEIRTGSYRQLFHPELLISGKEDAANNYARGHYTIGKEMVDSVIDKIRRVADNCSSLQGFLIFHSFGGGTGSGFGALLLERLSTDYGKKCKLEFAVYPAPRVSTSVVEPYNAVLSTHSTIENSDCTFLVDNEAVYDICRRSLDIPRPNYEHLNRLIAQVVSSITSSLRFDGALNVDLNEFQTNLVPYPRIHYPLISYAPVISAKKSSHESFKVSDLTFQCFEPNNQMVVCDPRNGKYMAVALLYRGDIVPRDCTAAAGALKAKSSFNLVEWCPTGFKLGINYTKPISVPGSELAAVDRSVSMLSNTTAIAEAWSRLDHKFDLMYSKRAFVHWYVGEGMEEGEFSEAREDLAALEKDYELSVPTFLSGMLANSVFRRLPATLSMTRLTKASTKRYTTRIERSLYILLGSMCQLVVVVFCWDRKPEEKVNKSTYSLTRF
- a CDS encoding Aspartate--tRNA ligase yields the protein MPMALKKALERLKPGHSSHGSDDDSGIKSSSGVNTPVYSTANGRAQSPQATPRSSGIFAHRPSGEMKRDQIASPADSRSSLDHGTAPRKSMTGVFHRGTQSSSRSGSKDRKHERSGSLSTHGPMRAVKEKLHIADSSSDEGSGPLNRDGEHMSRNQLRKHEKHAQQEERHKQNQEKEAEIERRRKEMEEQANAELTPEQKAKYGSVPPNSYAGEWKHQQRANIQDFSADDIGKEVIFRARIHHLRKMSSKFVFFVFRQQLATIQGVLMEHSDISKYMLYWAEHLEVESVVLVKGILQAPNSKQGEVTGTTIHDVEISVHALHVEAEISDHLPFNVYEAEVTQADVDAELAQNDHKEGHNRVRIADRTRLNNRIIDLRSTASQGIFRIQSGICNLFRQALDEQGFIEIHTPKLQGGATESGASVFKVEYFSRGAFLAQSPQLAKQMAISADFGKVYEIGPVFRAENSNTYRHLTEYTGLDLEMQIDEHYHEVLRVLDRTFKTIFKGIYERFRPEIEVVKKHFPHEDLVWLDQTPIIPFAEGVRMLNESGWRDDNGNPLDENEDLGTRDEVQLGRVIKEKLGTDYYVLDKFPANARPFYAMQDPNNPELTNSFDIFCRGQEILSGGQRIHDSRLLLDKMSKLKMDPSTMEEYIQGFQWGAPPHGGGGIGLERILMLLLNLGNIRHASMFPRDPKSLPEKPVVKQLRHPDASTMHPPWEGQDRVMAKIDLQPIEKLIANYGDATNTSWLEPRTEVWRDQNTGAAVGFVPQDGFAITVGDPLCHESQYLKTMTGYLKYIKKERNLKPLWLLVGAPVEEVLATKFNWRTFSVTGEQRVDPAHNPADKDADVQRKIRHAEKEGVKISDYSIGTPPPPEVKKQVDARVEDWLKGRKGRQVHLTNIHPWQDEEHRQYHIAHTPDGTIAAFVAMAQLSPDHGWQVKYSLDFPNAPSGSIEYIVTHALKAVAASGAESVTFGGGASSKFTPGHNVKGTRVKVLSRAYHAIATELKLTNKTEFREKLGAIDDPSYICYPPHGLGPMAIKAILNFFEDDDM